CCAAGGGCATCCCCGGCTCCTTCGAGGGCATCAAGCGCAACATCCTGCGTGAGTCGTCCGGCAACCCCCGCGCGATCAACAACTGGGACATCAACGCCATCAACGGCGTCCCCTCCAAGGGCCTGCTCCAGGTGATCGACCCGACCTTCAAGGCGTACCACGTCGAAGGCACCTCCTGGGACATCTACGACCCGGTCGCCAACATCACCGCGGCCTGCAACTACGCGGCCGACAAGTACGGCTCGATGGACAACGTCAACTCCGCCTACTAAGAGTCGACGGACAGCGCATACGCCGAAGGGCGGCACCCGGACCGGGTGCCGCCCTTCGGCGTTGGTACGCGTGGGTACGAACGGGACTAGTTGCGCATGACCTCCGGCTCGTGGCGGCGCAGCAGGCGTGCGACCGCGAAGCCGCAGATGACACCGAGGATGATCAGCACGGTCATGTCGATGCCCCACTGGGCGGCGGTGTGCTCCCAGAGCGGATCGAGGTTCTTCGGGTTGCCCTTGTCCATCGGGGCCATGATGTGCGAGAGGTCCAGCGTGGCACCGGCGGCGCCGATGGCCCAGCGGGACGGCATCAGCCAGGCGAACTGCTCGATGCCCGGCGAGTCGTAGATCTTGAACATGATGCCGGTGAAGACGACCTGGACGATCGCGAACATGACCAGCAGCGGCATGGTCTTCTCGGCGGTCTTCACCAGGGCGGAGATGACCAGGCCGATCATCATCGAGGTGAAGCCGAGCGCGATGATCACCAGGCAGAGCTCGGCGGCCGGCAGGGCCTTGAGGATCAGCCCCTCCGCCGGCAGCTCGCGGACCGAGAAGCCGATCGCGGAGATGATCACGCCCTGCACCGCGGTGATCAGACCGAGGATGATCACCTTGGACATCAGATACGCCGACCGGGAGAGGCCGACGGCGCGCTCCCGTTCGTAGATCACCCGTTCCTTGATCAACTCACGGACGGAGTTGGCCGCACCGGAGAAGCACGCGCCGACCGCGAGGATCAGCATGATCGTGCCGGCGTCCTGGTTGAAGTGCCCCTTCCCGGGCGCCGCCAGGCCGAAGTCGGAGGGGATCACGCAGCTGACGCCGCCGAGCACGGCGGGCAGGATGAGCATCAGACCCATGAAGCCGCGGTCGGAGGCGATGACCGAGACGTACCGGCGCATCAGCGTCCACAGCTGGGAGCCCCAGCTCTGCGGCTTGGGCGGGCGGACCATCTGGGGCTGTACGTGTACGGCCTGCGGGGCCACGGCGTCGAGGTCCGCGGCGTACATCTGGTAGTGCTGCGAGCCGCGCCAGCGGCCCGACCAGTCGTAGTCCCGGTAGTTCTCGAAGGCGGAGAAGACATCGGCCCACGTCTCGTAGCCGAAGAAGTTGAGCGCCTCCTCCGGCGGGCCGAAGTAGGCGACCGAGCCGCCGGGCGCCATGACCAGCAGCTTGTCGCAGAGCGCCAGCTCGGCGACGGAGTGGGTGACCACGAGGACCGTACGGCCGTCGTCGGCGAGGCCGCGCAGCAGCTGCATGACGTCGCGGTCCATGCCCGGGTCGAGACCGGAGGTCGGCTCGTCCAGGAAGATCAGCGACGGCTTGGTGAGCAGCTCCAGGGCGACGGAGACGCGCTTGCGCTGGCCGCCGGAGAGGGAGGTGACCTTCTTGTCGGCGTGGATGTCGAGCTTCAGCTCGCCCAGGACCTCGGTTATACGGGCCTCGCGCTCGGACGCCGCGGTGTCGCCGGGGAAGCGGAGCTTGGCCGCGTACCTCAGCGCCTTCCGGACGGTGAGCTCCTTGTGCAGGATGTCGTCCTGCGGGACGAGACCGATGCGCTGACGCAGCTCGGCGAACTGCTTGTACAGGTTCCGGTTGTCGTAGAGGACGTCGCCCTCGTTGGCCGGGCGGTATCCGGTGAGCGCCTTGAGCAGGGTGGACTTGCCGGAGCCGGACGGGCCGATGACCGCGATCAGCGACTTCTCGGGGACGCCGAAGGAGACGTCCTTGAGGATCTGCTTGCCGCCCTCGACGGTGACCGTGAGGTGACGGGCGGAGAAGGAGACGTCGCCGGTGTCGACGAACTCCTCGAGGCGGTCGCCGACGAGCCGGAACGTGGAGTGACCGACACCGATGATGTCGTTCGGGCCGATGATCTGCTGGCGGACCGGCTGACCGTTGACATACGTGCCGTTGTGGCTGCCGAGGTCGACGATCTCGAAGCGGCCGTCGTGCGTGGCCCGGAATTCGGCGTGGTGCCGGGAGACCTGGAGGTCGGAGACGACCAGCTCGTTCTCCAGGGCACGACCGATGCGCATCACACGGCCGAGCGCCATCTGGTGGAAGCTGGTGGGGCTGCGGTCACCGTGGGCGGGCGGGGCTCCGGCACCGCCGCCGGGCGCCTGGTGCGCGGGCGACTGCTGCTGCGGGACGTACGCCTGCTGGTGCTGCTGGTGCTGGGGCTGCTGCCAGCCGCCCTGCTGCTGCGCGGGGTCCTGATACTGCTGCGGCTGCTGGGGCTGCTGCCAGCCCATGCCCGGCTGCTGCTGGTGCTGCGGCGGCGCCTGACGGCCCTGCACGGGCGCGGCCATCGCGGTGTGCGCGTTGTAGATGTCCGCGACCGGTGCGGAGGCGCCGGCAACGGTGAGATTCAGCCGCGGACCGTCGGTCGCGTTGCCCAGGTTCACCGCCTGGCCGGGGCCGATCTCCATCTGCTGGATCCGCTGGCCCTGTACATAGGTGCCGTTGGTGCTGCCGTGGTCCTCGATGACCCAACTGTGCCCGCCCCACCGGACGGTGGCGTGCCGCCACGAGACCCGGGCGTCCTCCAGCACCATGTCACCCTGGGGGTCGCGCCCCAGGCTGTAGGACCTGGACGGATCGAGCGTCCACGTCTGTCCATTCAATTCCAGTACGAGTTCCGGCACTCCATGCCCCACTACTTGTCCCCCGATGCACCCCTCGCGCAGGAAGTCTGCACAGGGAGTCTAGGGATGGCGAACATCGGGTGGAACTATTTCAGGCCCAGTCGCCGATCCGAAACTCGGGGACTGACGCAGTCGTGTAACAGGCACCGTTGACTCGGCCGAAAGTCGCCCGGAGAGTAGTAACCGCCCATGGATGCGTACGGAACGTGCGCTTCCGGGCAAGGGGTCGGAATCGGGGGGGCCGTGATGACCATCGGCAGCGGCAGCCGCCGCCTGCGCGGCGCACATGTACTGCTCACCGCGATAGCGGCGGTGAGCTGGTCCTTTCTGGCCATGGCGGGGGTGGCGGCGGCGGGCCTGCATCTGCTCGGGGCGGACGGGGCGGGCGCGCTCGGACCGATGACGGCGGCCGCGATCGTGCTCGCCGTGGGGGGATCCGTCACACCTTCGGGCGATGTGGAGGCCTTTGGTCTGCAGGCATCCGGCGCGTACACCGCGATCGACATCGCGCCACTGGGGGTGAGCCTGGCGGGGGCACTGCTGCTGGGCTGGATCTTCGCCCGGTCGCTGCGGGCGGCCGGCGGCACCCCGCGCCCGGCCGAGCTCCTCGCCCGGGTGGTCGCGGTGGCCGGGCTCTTTCTGCTCCTGCTCGCCGGTCTCGCCTGGGCGGGCGAGGACACCGTCACCATCGACGGCAAGGAGCTCGGCCTCGGCGGCGGCCCGGGCGGGGGCCCGCATCTGGAGATACCCGGCCTCGGCGACATCGGCGGCGGCCTGCCGGACCGGCTCGCCGACCTGGCGGGCGCCAAAGCGGCGGTCGGTTTCAGTGTGCGGACCGGGCCCTCACTGCTGGCCGGAGCGCTGTGGGTGCTCGCCGTCCTGGTGATCGCGCTGCTGGTCTCGCGCCGGGCACCGCTGCCGCGCGGCTGGGGCGCGGTGGACCGCGCCGTGCGCCCGGCGGTCTCCGCGCTGTGCGCCGTGCTGGTGCTGGCGGTCGGCGCGGGCCTCGCCGCGGCCGCGTACGCGGCGACGGGCGACGGCCATCCGCGGCGGGTGCTGGGGGCGGCCCTGCTCGGCGCGCCGAACGGGGTCTGGCTGGGGGTGCCGCTGGGACTGCTCGTCCCCTGGCGGGGCTCGGCCAGCGGGGCGCTCACCCAGGTGCTGCCCGCCCCGCTCGACGAGCTGCTGGGGATGAGCGCGGACGAGACGGTGACGGTGGGCCGGCTCGCGGAGTTCGACAGCCGGGTGTGGCTGCTGACCGTGGCGTGCGCGCTGCTCATGCTCACGGCCGGGCTGCTGACCGCGGTCCGCACGCCCCGCGGCCGGACCGGTCCGGTGGGCTTCGCGGCCCGGTGCGCGCTGCGGCTCGCTCTCGCCTCGGCGCTCGTGCTGCCGCTGCTGGTGCTGCTGACCCGGGTGAAGGCGGACGCGAGCCTGTCGGTGCTCGGCTTCGACGCCTTCGGGGCGGGGCTGGAGCTGAGCGGGAACGTCCCCGTGGCGCTGGTGCTGGGCGCCGTGTGGGGCGCGGGCGCCGGGGCGGGCGGGGCGCTGCTGGCCCTGGCCACGGGCGCGGCCGGGCTCCGGGCCACCACGGGCGCGCCGGGGGCGGGCGCGGCCCGCGCGTACCCCGATCCGGCCTGGCTGCCGGGGCCGTACAACCCCTCGTCGGCGTACCGTCCCTCGCGCGGGGACACCAATCCCTATCTGCGGCCGGTCGTAGGCGACCCGCCGCCCCGGTACCCCGGCGCGGGCGATCCGGGCGCCCAGACGCAGACCCAGACGGGGCAGCCGCCGCTGCCGCCCCGCCCCCGGCCCCGCTACGGGCGGCCGTTCGGGACGCCGCCGGAGGAGCCGCCACCGCCGGGGGTGCCCGGGCGGCGGCGCTGACGCCCGGGGGTACGGACGCCGAGCGGTACGGACCGGCGGCCCTCGCCCCCTGTCCGCTCGCCCCCTGTCCGGTCCCCGGGACACGTGTACGGGTCCGGAGCGGCGCCGGATAACGTAGGGGTCACCATGAGCGCATCGCAGACCCCGCCTGGCACTCCCGCCGCACTCGGCGACGACGACCCCACCCTCCTCGTCAAGATCTTCGGGAAGGACCGGCCGGGCATCACCGCCGGGCTCTTCGACACCCTCGCCGCCTACGCCGTGGATGTCATAGACATCGAGCAGATCGTCACCCGGGGCCGGATCACCCTGTGCGTCCTGGTGACCGCCCCCGAGGGAGGCCCCGGCGCCGAGGGCGGCCTGCGGGCGACCGTGCACAGCTGGGCGGAGTCCCTGCGGCTCCAGGCGGAGATCATCTCCGGCCGGGGCGACAACCGGCCGCGCGGCACGGGCCGTTCCCATGTGACCGTGCTCGGTCACCCGCTCACGGCGGAGTCGACGGCAGCCATCGCCGCCCGGATCACCGGTACGGGCGGCAATATCGACCGTATCTTCCGGCTGGCCAAGTACCCCGTGACGGCGGTGGAGTTCGCAGTCTCGGGCGCCGGGACGGAGGCGCTGCGCACCGCGCTGGCCACCGAGGCGGCCGCGCTCGGTGTCGATGTGGCGGTCGTGGCGGCCGGGCTCCAGCGTCGGGCGCAGCGCCTGGTCGTGATGGACGTCGACTCGACGCTGATCCAGGACGAGGTCATCGAGCTGTTCGCGGCGCACGCGGGCTGCGAGGCCGAGGTCGCGGAGGTGACGGCCCGGGCGATGCGGGGCGAGCTGGACTTCGAGCAGTCGCTGCACGCCCGGGTGGCGCTGCTGGCGGGGCTGGACGCGTCGGTGGCGGAGAAGGTGCGCGCGGAGGTCCGGCTCACGCCGGGCGCCCGGACGCTGATCCGGACGCTGAAGCGGCTCGGCTATCAGGTGGGTGTCGTCTCCGGCGGCTTCACCCAGGTCACGGACGATCTGCGGGAGCGGCTGGGGCTGGACTTCGCCTCCGCGAACACCCTGGAGATCGTCGACGGCAAGCTGACCGGCCGGGTCACCGGCGAGATCGTGGACCGGGCGGGCAAGGCCCGGCTGCTGCGCCGGTTCGCCGCCGAAGCGGGGGTCCCGCTCTCACAGACGGTGGCGATCGGGGACGGCGCGAACGATCTGGACATGCTCAACGCGGCGGGTCTGGGCGTGGCGTTCAACGCGAAGCCCGTGGTGCGCGAGGCGGCGCACACCGCCGTGAACGTGCCGTTCCTGGACACCGTGCTGTATCTGCTGGGCGTCACCCGCGAAGAGGTCGAGGCCGCGAACACCCACGACCACGAGTGAGCGGTGTCCTCAAGCGCCGGACGGGCTTGCTTCGGCTGAGCTCAGCCGATTCCAGCCCGTCCGGCGCTTGAGGACGCGCCCGCAGGGCGCCCCGCCGCAGGCGGCACACGCGGCCCCGTCCGCGGAGGACGGACCGAGGACGCACACCCCACGCCCCGACGGGCTTGTCGTGGCCGAGCTCGGACACAACAAGCCCGTCCGGCGTTTGAGGACGCGCCCGCAGGGCGCCCCGCCGCAGGCGGCACATCCAGCCCCGCCCGCAGAGGGCGCCCCGAGGACGCACACCTACGCCCGGCCGGCAGGCCTACTCGTGGGGCGGCCAGAACGCGACCAGCTTGCCGCTGCCGTGCTCGACGCTCTTCCAGGGCCCGCTGAAGGTGAGCACCGCGATCGCGGCGGTGGGGAATCCGGAGCGGTTCAGCCGGGGCAGGAGGTCGCTCTCGGCCTCGCCGGCCAGCGCGTCGGCCAGGGCGTGCATGCCGGGGTTGTGCCCGACGAGCAGCAGGTCGGCCACTTCGTCGGACGTCTCGTTGATCACCGCGATGAGCTCGCCGAGGGAGGCCTCGTACAGCCGGTCCTCATAGACCGTGCGCGGGCGCTGGGGCAGCTCGTGGACGGCGAGCTTCCAGGTCTCCCGGGTGCGGACGGAGGTCGAACAGAGGGCCAGGTCGGGGATGATGCCGGCGGTGGCGAGCCGGCGCCCGGCGACCGGGGAATCCTTGCGGCCGCGCTCCGCGAGCGGGCGCTCATGGTCGGAATCGTCGGACCACTCGGCCTTGGCGTGCCGGAGAAGAACAATCCTGCGGGTCGGTTCGGCGCTCATGTTTTCCAGCTTCGCATGAAACGGACGGCGAGGCGCGGGGTGTTGGGAGGCTTGCCCCGAGGGGGTACCCCAGCCCCGCCCGGCTCAGCTCTGCAGGGCGTGCCGGACGAATTCCACCGCGCGGGAGACCGTGCCCTCGGCGAAGGCCGTGGAACCGGTGTCGGCCGAGGCGGGCGAGGCCAGCAGGACGAACAGCGCCACGAAGCCGACGGCGGGCAGCGCGAGCGCCCACCACGGCAGACGCGTCTGCGCGGTGGTGCCGGGTGTCCTGGGTCGCGTACCGGCGGACATGGGATCGCCTCCGAGCGGTTCGGTGCACCGCCTCGTCGCGGTGTACTAAGAACCTACGGAGACGGGCGCCGGGCCCCCATCCGGTGAGCCACCCACTTACCCCTGACACTGGCCCCCTAGGGGACGGTGGGGCCAGCACCACCATCGGCGGGACGCGCGGGCGCCGCGCGTCCGTGCCGAGGCGGTGGTGTCAGGGCGAGGCGAGCGTCGCGATGACGCCGATGACGACGGTGATGCCGAGCATCACGCCGAGGATGGTGACCAGGGTCTTCTGGCCGTTCTTGGGGTTCGGGTCGAGCACGCTCATGGCACCAGTGTCGCACCCGCTCACGCGGTCGGGGCGGCGGCCCCGGTCTCGTCCTCGACGGTCCGGTCGCGGCCGGCCAGCACGCCCGCCACGGCCTGAGGCACCATCAGGGCGGCCATCAGGGCGATCGGCAGGTCCCAGCCGCCGGTGCGCTCGTAGAGGGCGCCGACGAGCAGCGGGCCGGGGATGGAGAGGAGATAGCCGGTGCTCTGCGCGAAGGCGGACAGCCGTACCACGCCGGCGCCGGACCGCGCCCGCATCCCGATCATCGTCAGGGCCAGCGGGAAGGCGCAGTTGGAGACGCCGAGCAGCAGCGCCCAGGCCCAGGCGCCGGCGGCCGGGGCCAGCCACAGCCCGGTGTAGCCGGTCAGACCGAAGGCGGCGAGGACGAGCACGAGGACGCCCTGGTGGGGCAGCCGGGCCGCGAGCCGGGGCAGCACGAAGGAGAGCGGCACCCCCATCAGCATGGTCGTGGCGAGCAGCACCCCGGCGGTGGAGGCGGAGACCCCGGCGTCCCGGAAGATCTGCGGCATCCAGCCCATGGTGATGTAGGCGCCGGTGGCCTGGAGGCCGAAGAAGACGGCCAGGGCCCAGGCGGTGGGGCTGCGGGTGATGCGCACGGCGGTACCGGCGGGCGCGGTGCCGGCGCCCGGCGTGGCCGGCTTGTCGGCGGCGTTCGTCGTCCGGGCCGTGCGGCTGCGGGCGACGGCGAGCCAGACCAGGGCCGCGGCGGCGCCGAGCAGCGCCCAGATGCCGAGGCCGAGCCGCCAACTGCCGCCCAGGGCATCGGTCATGGGCACGGTGGCGGCCGCGGCGAGGGAGGTGCCGGCGGACATGGCCATGGAGTAGATGCCCGTCGTCGGACCCACCCGGTCCGGGAACCAGCGCTTGACGATCACGGGCATGAGGATGTTGCTGACGGCTATGCCGGCCAGCGCGAGGGCGCTGAGCACGAGGAAGCCGGCGGTGCCGCCCGCGTACGGCCGGACCGCGAGACCGGCGGTGATCGCCACCATGCCGGCGCAGACGACCGCGGCCGGGCCCCAGCGGCGGGCCAGCCGGGGCGCGGCGAGACCGAAGACCGCGAAGCACAGGGTGGGCACGGAGGTGAGCAGCCCGGCGAGGGTGCCGCTCATGCCGAGGTCGTCGCGGACCTCCTTCATCAGCGGGCCGAGGCTGGTGATGGCGGGCCGGAGGTTGAGGGCGGCGATGACGAGCCCCACGATCAGCAGGAGACGCTGCCTGCCCCCGACGCCCGGCCCCGGCGCGGCTTCGGCCGCCGGTCTGCGTGCGGTGGTACGGGTGGGTGCGGCGGTGTCGGCCGCCGCGCGGTCTTCGTCTGCCATGGGTGCCATGAAGACCATCATAGAATCATGGGATGAATCGTCGAAACGGAATTCCATGCCACTGAACTCGCCCCGGCGCTCCCCGCTCGTCGACCAGGTGATCGCCGGGCTCCGGAACCAGATCACCTCCGGTGAATGGCCGGTCGGCTCGCGCATTCCCACCGAGCCCGAGCTGGTCGAGCAGCTCGGGGTGGCCCGCAACACTGTGCGCGAGGCCGTGCGCGCCCTCGCGCACAACGGGCTGCTGGACATCCGGCAGGGCTCGGGGACGTATGTGGCCGCCACCAGCGAACTGGCCGGCGTGATGCGCCGCCGCTTCGCCCAGGCGGATCCGCTGCACGTGGCGGAGCTGCGCAGCGCGCTGGAGACGAAGGCGGCGGGGCTGGCGGCCCAGCGCCGCACGGAGGCGGACCTGCGGCAGCTGGACACGCTGCTGGAGCGCCGCGAGCGGGCCTGGGACTCGGGGGACGCGGAGCGGTTCGTCGAGGCCGACGCCACCTTGCACTCGGCGGTGGTCGCGGCGGCGCACAACGAGGTGCTGGCCGAGCTGTACGCGGACCTGGGCTCGGTGGTCCGCGACTTCCTGCGCGCGGACGTCGGCCCCGAGCTGCGGCCGGAGGCGCACACGGACCACGCGCGGCTGGTGGCGGCGATCAGGGACCGGGACGAGGCGACGGCGTCGGCCGAGGCGGGTGCCCATCCGTTCGGCTGCCGTCAGGGGGCCGACGGGGCCGCCGGGCCCTGAGCGGGCTGTCAGCCCGGGGTGTGCGTCACCCAGGCGTGCCGTATCTCCAGCCAGCAGCGCTGGGCGAGGGAGGCATGGCGGGCGGGGTCGACGGTGACCGGGGCGGTGTCCATGTCCGGGTCCCACCAGCGGGCGCACTCGACGTGCAGCTGGACGCGGTCGGGGCGCGCGTGCCCGTTGAAGCAGACGGCGGTGGCGCGGGAGCCGTGTATCCGGGTGCGGCACTCGGCCTCCTGGGGCTCCGCGGGGGCCGCGGCCGCCATGGGGGCGAGGGAGCCGGCGAGGGCGGCGGCGGTGAGCAGCAGTGCCGCGGTGCGGCGGATGGGTGTACGCACGCCCGTACCTCCTCCCCACGGTGCGCCGGGAACATCCCGGTTCCTCCCAGTGTGCGGGCGGTGGGCGCGGTTCTCGACTCGGGGGAACGCGAAGGCCGTGTGACCCGTCCGGGGGACGGGTCACACGGCCTTGGTACGCCGTCAGCCGGGGCTAGGCCCCCATCATGTGCACGCCACCGTCGACGTGGACGATCTCACCCGTGGTGCGCGGGAAGAAGTCGGACAGCAGACCGACGACGCCGCGGCCCGCCGGCTCCGGGTCGGCCAGGTCCCAGCCGATCGGGGCGCGGTGGTTCCACACGTCCGCGAGCTCCTCGAAGCCCGGGATGGACTTGGCGGCCATCGACTTGATCGGGCCGGCCGAGACGAGGTTGCAGCGGATGCCCTTCGGACCGAGGTCGCGGGCGAGGTAGCGGTTGGTGGACTCCAGGGCCGCCTTGGCCACGCCCATCCAGTCGTACTTCGGCCAGGCGATCTGCGCGTCGAAGGTCAGACCGACGATCGCGGAGCCCTGCGGCATCAGCGGCAGCAGGGCCGTGGCCAGCGACTTGTAGGAGTACGCCGAGACCTGGACGGCCGTGGAGACGTCCTCCCAGCTCCCCTCCAGGAAGTTGAAGGCACCCTGCGGACCGAAGGCGATGGAGTGCACGATGCCGTCGAGACGGGCGTCGTCGCCCTGGAGCTCACGGACCTTGTCGGCCAGCCCGTCGAGCTGCTCCTGGTTGCTGACGTCCAGCTCGATGACCGGGGCGGGCTTGGGCAGCCGCTTGGCGATGCGCTCGACGAGCGAGAGCCGCCCGAAGCCGGTCAGGATGACCTCGGCGCCCTCGTTCTGGGCGACCTTGGCGGCCTGGAAGGCGATCGAGGACTCCGTGAGGACGCCCGTGACCAGGATGCGCTTGCCTGCGAGGATTCCACTCATGACGTTCAGTGACCCATGCCCAATCCGCCGTCGACAGGAATGACGGCTCCAGTGATGTATGCGGCCTCGTCGGAGGCGAGGAAGCGGACCGAGGCGGCGATCTCCTCGGGCTGCGCGTAGCGCGCGAGCGGAACCTGCTTCGTGATGCTCTCCCGCTGCTCGTCGCTGAGCACGCGGGTCATGTCGGTGTCGACGAAGCCGGGGGCGACGACGTTGACCGTGATGTTGCGGGAGCCCAGCTCGCGGGCGAGCGAGCGGGCGAAGCCGACCAGCCCGGCCTTGGAGGCGGCGTAGTTCGCCTGGCCCGCCGAGCCCAGCAGGCCCACGACGGACGAGATCAGCACGACACGGCCCTTGCGGGCGCGCAGCATGCCCTTCGAGGCGCGCTTGACGACGCGGAAGGTGCCCGTGAGGTTGGTGTCCACCACGGAGGTGAAGTCCTCCTCGGACATGCGCAGCAGCAGCTGATCGCGGGTGACGCCGGCGTTGGCCACCAGCACCTCGACCGCGCCCTGCTTCTCCTCGATCTCCTTGTACGCCTGCTCGACCTGCTCGGGGTCCGTGATGTCGCACTTCACGGCGAGGCAGCCCAGGTCGATGAGCTCGGCCGGCGGCTCACCCGACCGGTAGGTGAAGGCGACCTTGTCGCCGGCCTCCGCGAAGGCACGGGCGATGGCGAGGCCGATGCCCCGGTTTCCTCCGGTGACGAGAACCGAGCGGCTCAAAGGATCACCCTTCCGTTTCCATATGCATAGGTCGTGCTCGACTACACCGAAACGTATCGGTAGAGGTCCCCGAAGAGACACTCGACCTGCGACAGGGGGGACTGGCAGTCGCTGTTGGATCTCTACAGAAGCGGGGTGGCGGGGCGTCGGCGGGGGCGTCGGCAGGATGCCGGCGGGGCCGCCGGACCCCGGGCGGGCGAGCGTCGGCGGCCCCGAGCGCGGACGGGCTCGGACGCACCGAAGGGTAGGGCTCGGGTTTCCGTGTTGCCTCGGCGCGGTTGTCGCTTGCACCGCCTGCCAAGGGCAGCAATCGCCCCGGGTGCGTTCGCCCCGCCGTATCACGATCGCATCCGAAATGCGCCAGCGCAGGAAGAACCTGTTTGAAGCACCCAAGCCTCTGTCCAGCCCATACGGGGCATCGAGCAAAGAAGGATACGGAACCAACAGAACCCTTTGGCACCGGTGTCGAGTGCGATCAACGCCCCAACGACATGGGGGCTCTGCCATGCCACCGACACGCCTGCCGACCAGGCCACTTCATCCCCACGACACAGGACGGAAGACGCTTACTCACGCGCTGGAGTGGCCGCCGAGGGGCGAGCCCCTATTGGATATATCCGAAGGGAACGATTTTTCTGACCGCGTCAGAGAGGTCGACGAGCATGCTGAATTCACCAGTGGGGCCGGTGTACTTCGCAGGAACCGTCACCTCTACCCAGGCAGTCCGCTTTGAGGTCGTCAGACGCAGGCTCCCGTCCGACTGCTCTTCGGGAAGCCACTCAACATCGTTGATCTCAATCGTCGGAGATTGGGGCCTGTAGTACTTGTATCCCTCCGTGACTACCAATGGACGCCTCACTCCGCAACGCAGCGAAATTGGCGGGCTCCCCCAGGCTGCAGTGAATTCCGACTCAGGGGAAACGGATCGCCGCTCTTTCCCATCAACGGTTGCAGGTAGCTTTTTGTGCAGTTCGCGGCAGAGTCGAGCCTGCTCTTCCGGCGGAGCTGGATCCGGAACGGCGATGTGAGCACTGCCGTCAGCCCCGCAGCCAGCAGACGCAAGCAGAACGACAACTGTAGGAACGCTGACCAGCCAGCGAGAAAAAGGCTTCACCTGGTGATGATAGGTAGTTGTCAGAGCTGGCCGGGCGGAGGTGAGACCGACTTCCGGTCACCATTTGCACGCGCCGCACCCGACAAGTCATCAGGTTCGTCGTCGCTAACCGTCCCAAGACGCACGCTTGA
The window above is part of the Streptomyces syringium genome. Proteins encoded here:
- a CDS encoding ABC transporter ATP-binding protein/permease, which encodes MGHGVPELVLELNGQTWTLDPSRSYSLGRDPQGDMVLEDARVSWRHATVRWGGHSWVIEDHGSTNGTYVQGQRIQQMEIGPGQAVNLGNATDGPRLNLTVAGASAPVADIYNAHTAMAAPVQGRQAPPQHQQQPGMGWQQPQQPQQYQDPAQQQGGWQQPQHQQHQQAYVPQQQSPAHQAPGGGAGAPPAHGDRSPTSFHQMALGRVMRIGRALENELVVSDLQVSRHHAEFRATHDGRFEIVDLGSHNGTYVNGQPVRQQIIGPNDIIGVGHSTFRLVGDRLEEFVDTGDVSFSARHLTVTVEGGKQILKDVSFGVPEKSLIAVIGPSGSGKSTLLKALTGYRPANEGDVLYDNRNLYKQFAELRQRIGLVPQDDILHKELTVRKALRYAAKLRFPGDTAASEREARITEVLGELKLDIHADKKVTSLSGGQRKRVSVALELLTKPSLIFLDEPTSGLDPGMDRDVMQLLRGLADDGRTVLVVTHSVAELALCDKLLVMAPGGSVAYFGPPEEALNFFGYETWADVFSAFENYRDYDWSGRWRGSQHYQMYAADLDAVAPQAVHVQPQMVRPPKPQSWGSQLWTLMRRYVSVIASDRGFMGLMLILPAVLGGVSCVIPSDFGLAAPGKGHFNQDAGTIMLILAVGACFSGAANSVRELIKERVIYERERAVGLSRSAYLMSKVIILGLITAVQGVIISAIGFSVRELPAEGLILKALPAAELCLVIIALGFTSMMIGLVISALVKTAEKTMPLLVMFAIVQVVFTGIMFKIYDSPGIEQFAWLMPSRWAIGAAGATLDLSHIMAPMDKGNPKNLDPLWEHTAAQWGIDMTVLIILGVICGFAVARLLRRHEPEVMRN
- a CDS encoding streptophobe family protein → MTIGSGSRRLRGAHVLLTAIAAVSWSFLAMAGVAAAGLHLLGADGAGALGPMTAAAIVLAVGGSVTPSGDVEAFGLQASGAYTAIDIAPLGVSLAGALLLGWIFARSLRAAGGTPRPAELLARVVAVAGLFLLLLAGLAWAGEDTVTIDGKELGLGGGPGGGPHLEIPGLGDIGGGLPDRLADLAGAKAAVGFSVRTGPSLLAGALWVLAVLVIALLVSRRAPLPRGWGAVDRAVRPAVSALCAVLVLAVGAGLAAAAYAATGDGHPRRVLGAALLGAPNGVWLGVPLGLLVPWRGSASGALTQVLPAPLDELLGMSADETVTVGRLAEFDSRVWLLTVACALLMLTAGLLTAVRTPRGRTGPVGFAARCALRLALASALVLPLLVLLTRVKADASLSVLGFDAFGAGLELSGNVPVALVLGAVWGAGAGAGGALLALATGAAGLRATTGAPGAGAARAYPDPAWLPGPYNPSSAYRPSRGDTNPYLRPVVGDPPPRYPGAGDPGAQTQTQTGQPPLPPRPRPRYGRPFGTPPEEPPPPGVPGRRR
- the serB gene encoding phosphoserine phosphatase SerB, with the translated sequence MSASQTPPGTPAALGDDDPTLLVKIFGKDRPGITAGLFDTLAAYAVDVIDIEQIVTRGRITLCVLVTAPEGGPGAEGGLRATVHSWAESLRLQAEIISGRGDNRPRGTGRSHVTVLGHPLTAESTAAIAARITGTGGNIDRIFRLAKYPVTAVEFAVSGAGTEALRTALATEAAALGVDVAVVAAGLQRRAQRLVVMDVDSTLIQDEVIELFAAHAGCEAEVAEVTARAMRGELDFEQSLHARVALLAGLDASVAEKVRAEVRLTPGARTLIRTLKRLGYQVGVVSGGFTQVTDDLRERLGLDFASANTLEIVDGKLTGRVTGEIVDRAGKARLLRRFAAEAGVPLSQTVAIGDGANDLDMLNAAGLGVAFNAKPVVREAAHTAVNVPFLDTVLYLLGVTREEVEAANTHDHE
- a CDS encoding SixA phosphatase family protein, producing the protein MSAEPTRRIVLLRHAKAEWSDDSDHERPLAERGRKDSPVAGRRLATAGIIPDLALCSTSVRTRETWKLAVHELPQRPRTVYEDRLYEASLGELIAVINETSDEVADLLLVGHNPGMHALADALAGEAESDLLPRLNRSGFPTAAIAVLTFSGPWKSVEHGSGKLVAFWPPHE
- a CDS encoding SGM_5486 family transporter-associated protein, encoding MSVLDPNPKNGQKTLVTILGVMLGITVVIGVIATLASP
- a CDS encoding CynX/NimT family MFS transporter produces the protein MADEDRAAADTAAPTRTTARRPAAEAAPGPGVGGRQRLLLIVGLVIAALNLRPAITSLGPLMKEVRDDLGMSGTLAGLLTSVPTLCFAVFGLAAPRLARRWGPAAVVCAGMVAITAGLAVRPYAGGTAGFLVLSALALAGIAVSNILMPVIVKRWFPDRVGPTTGIYSMAMSAGTSLAAAATVPMTDALGGSWRLGLGIWALLGAAAALVWLAVARSRTARTTNAADKPATPGAGTAPAGTAVRITRSPTAWALAVFFGLQATGAYITMGWMPQIFRDAGVSASTAGVLLATTMLMGVPLSFVLPRLAARLPHQGVLVLVLAAFGLTGYTGLWLAPAAGAWAWALLLGVSNCAFPLALTMIGMRARSGAGVVRLSAFAQSTGYLLSIPGPLLVGALYERTGGWDLPIALMAALMVPQAVAGVLAGRDRTVEDETGAAAPTA
- a CDS encoding FadR/GntR family transcriptional regulator, with amino-acid sequence MPLNSPRRSPLVDQVIAGLRNQITSGEWPVGSRIPTEPELVEQLGVARNTVREAVRALAHNGLLDIRQGSGTYVAATSELAGVMRRRFAQADPLHVAELRSALETKAAGLAAQRRTEADLRQLDTLLERRERAWDSGDAERFVEADATLHSAVVAAAHNEVLAELYADLGSVVRDFLRADVGPELRPEAHTDHARLVAAIRDRDEATASAEAGAHPFGCRQGADGAAGP